A single genomic interval of Rhododendron vialii isolate Sample 1 chromosome 3a, ASM3025357v1 harbors:
- the LOC131321149 gene encoding short-chain dehydrogenase reductase ATA1 yields MELNAHVNADEPSLSGESLAEKSNLINTLIFQRLTGKVAVITGGARGIGAATAKIFAINGAHVVIADILDELGATLADSIRGRYVHCDVSKESDVITAVQLALTWKGRIDIMFNNAGIGGPNGSIAFLEMDQLKTLLDINLNGIVHGIKHAARAMIRRGDGGSIICTSSSAAIKGGLAAHAYTLSKEAIIGLVRSAACELGMHGIRVNCVSPHGVPTEMLVSGYRRFLGNTDLGSEEVSRIVGEKGSLLRGRCGTVEDVAHAVLYLASDDAGFVTAHNLVVDGGYTSASNQMSFVYQC; encoded by the exons atggagctaaatgctcatgtAAATGCTGATGAGCCGAGTCTATCAGGGGAAAG TCTTGCTGAGAAATCAAACTTAATTAATACGTTGATTTTTCAAAGATTGACAGGAAAAGTTGCAGTTATAACTGGTGGTGCAAGAGGGATTGGAGCAGCCACAGCAAAGATCTTCGCTATAAACGGAGCCCACGTCGTCATAGCCGACATACTCGACGAACTGGGGGCCACCCTGGCCGATTCCATCAGAGGCCGGTACGTGCACTGCGACGTGTCAAAGGAATCCGACGTGATAACCGCCGTGCAACTCGCGCTGACATGGAAAGGCCGAATAGACATCATGTTCAACAACGCTGGAATCGGGGGCCCCAACGGCAGCATCGCCTTCCTGGAAATGGACCAGTTGAAGACTCTGCTCGATATCAACTTAAACGGGATAGTACACGGGATAAAGCATGCCGCTAGAGCCATGATCCGTAGGGGGGATGGCGGATCGATCATATGCACGTCGAGCTCAGCCGCCATCAAGGGGGGCCTAGCTGCCCACGCTTACACGCTTTCCAAGGAAGCCATAATTGGTTTAGTGAGGAGTGCCGCGTGCGAGTTAGGCATGCACGGGATTCGGGTGAACTGTGTTTCGCCACACGGTGTTCCTACGGAGATGCTGGTGAGTGGGTACCGGAGGTTCCTCGGGAACACAGATTTGGGATCGGAAGAAGTGAGTAGAATCGTGGGGGAGAAGGGGAGTTTGTTGCGCGGGAGATGCGGGACCGTGGAGGATGTGGCGCACGCAGTGTTGTATCTAGCCAGTGATGACGCTGGATTCGTAACGGCACATAATTTGGTGGTTGATGGTGGGTATACTTCTGCTTCCAATCAAATGAGTTTCGTCTACCAATGTTAA